A window of the Lactuca sativa cultivar Salinas chromosome 5, Lsat_Salinas_v11, whole genome shotgun sequence genome harbors these coding sequences:
- the LOC111895020 gene encoding uncharacterized protein LOC111895020 has protein sequence MEGHVFASRLKEHENQLVVDLTNQNFKPHDILSILKECDENNFSTLKTIYNARLKLRLSRNFGKTPMKVLVEILMEKHFVMEFSVNYISNELENLFFVHSHSLNIWKTFPHVLIIDATYKTNKYCMPFVQIVGTTSTNKTFNITFAFIINEKEESYN, from the exons ATGGAGGGACATGTTTTTGCTAGTCGGTTGAAAGAACACGAGAACCAATTGGTTGTTGACTTGACTAATCAGAATTTTAAGCCACATGACATACTCTCAATATTAAAGGAGTGTGACGAGAATAATTTTTCTACACTAAAAACCATATACAATGCACGTCTCAAGCTTCGCTTGTCCAGAAATTTCGGAAAAACTCCAATGAAG GTTCTAGTGGAAATTTTAATGGAGAAACATTTTGTTATGGAGTTCTCCGTAAACTATATTTCAAATGAATTGGAAAATCTATTCTTTGTTCATTCACATTCGTTGAATATATGGAAAACATTTCCACACGTTTTGATTATAGATGCAACATACAAGACCAACAAATATTGTATGCCTTTTGTTCAGATTGTTGGTACAACTTCAACCAACAAGACATTTAACATAACTTTTGCCTTCATCATTAATGAAAAGGAGGAGAGCTATAATTGA
- the LOC111895025 gene encoding probable serine/threonine-protein kinase PBL23 — MMPVQKQFQHLKIPLEVILLATNNFGEDHRIGEGGFGKVYKAKLLLSNEHTTVALKRLDRIRGQGDTEFWKEVMTLSLYKHENIVSLLGYCDESGEKILAYEYASNGSLDSHLNNNNLTWSQRLKICIGAARGLTHLHSDVGTQQRVLHRDVKSSNILLDEKWNAKITDFGLSKFGPANRHYSHLYSNPVGTLGYCDPLYAETGLLTKESDVYSFGVVLFEVLCGRVCMPNIHERQSLLTLVRESYKQKKLNEIIYGNIKHEINPNSLRAFISIAYPCLSLEREERPLMDMIVRTLNTALSYQTSFAPEVNIHGDARNPKGKKTEGVTITIHSEPGVVNVVTVPRNVNPERTSKKPAKNGKDDKFWDKIEKEQMNNQIKNMQIHGVKNNKNQLQKGGQTKQSKQPQQSKGSQDQTMRYYNGYPGYGSGGGGSSSMMNPRKSVKSKVVESDDDVYYDGVDVNEHVI, encoded by the exons ATGATGCCTGTCCAGAAACAGTTTCAACACTTGAAAATACCACTAGAAGTTATATTATTAGCAACAAACAACTTTGGTGAAGACCATCGCATCGGGGAAGGCGGATTTGGGAAAGTTTACAAGGCAAAACTTCTTCTTTCAAATGAGCATACCACAGTTGCTTTAAAGCGTTTAGATCGTATACGTGGACAAGGGGATACCGAGTTTTGGAAAGAGGTCATGACACTTTCCCTTTACAAGCATGAAAACATTGTCTCCTTGTTAGGGTATTGTGATGAGAGTGGCGAAAAGATCCTTGCATACGAGTACGCATCTAATGGAAGTCTTGATTCACATCTCAACAACAATAATCTAACATGGTCTCAACGCCTTAAAATATGCATTGGGGCTGCACGCGGACTAACGCACCTTCATAGTGATGTTGGGACTCAACAAAGGGTATTGCATCGGGATGTTAAAAGTTCTAATATTCTTTTAGATGAAAAGTGGAATGCAAAGATCACAGACTTTGGTTTATCCAAATTTGGTCCAGCTAATCGGCACTACTCGCATCTTTACTCCAATCCTGTAGGCACGTTGGGGTATTGTGATCCGTTATATGCAGAGACTGGGCTACTGACAAAGGAGTCAGatgtttactcttttggtgtggTTTTGTTCGAAGTTTTGTGTGGAAGGGtgtgtatgcccaacatacatgAGCGTCAATCTTTACTTACCTTGGTACGAGAGAGTTATAAACAGaaaaagttaaatgaaattatTTATGGTAACATAAAGCATGAAATAAATCCTAATTCGTTGAGGGCGTTTATATCAATTGCTTATCCATGTTTGAGTTTAGAGCGTGAAGAACGCCCATTAATGGACATGATCGTGAGAACACTTAATACTGCACTCAGCTATCAA ACTTCTTTTGCCCCGGAAGTGAACATTCATGGTGATGCACGAAATCCAAAAGGGAAGAAAACTGAAG GTGTCACCATCACTATACATTCAGAACCGGGTGTGGTGAATGTGGTAACTGTACCACGAAATGTTAATCCAGAGAGAACAAGCAAAAAGCCTGCAAAAAATGGGAAGGATGATAAGTTTTGGGATAAAATTGAAAAAGAACAGATGAATAATCAGATAAAGAACATGCAGATTCACGGtgttaaaaataacaaaaaccaGCTGCAGAAAGGAGGACAAACGAAACAGAGTAAGCAACCCCAACAGTCAAAAGGGTCTCAAGATCAAACCATGCGATATTACAATGGGTATCCTGGTTATGGTAGTGGAGGTGGAGGAAGTAGCAGCATGATGAATCCAAGGAAGTCTGTGAAGTCTAAGGTGGTGGAGAGTGATGATGATGTGTACTATGATGGTGTGGATGTGAATGAGCACGTTATATAG